aacaatgagtgttaatgtattattcatttgatcgtgtgtaattattattaatactaaaaACAGGAAAGGAAATACTATAAACAGACCTTAAAATGGTCGATGGTGACAAAGTCTGGGAAGAAGGGCAGGATGTCTTCGATCTTGAGCAGGTTGCAGCTGGACAGACAGTTCATGGCTTTCTTCAcatctttctcctcctgcaCCACATGCCGGGCGATCTTCAGCCAAAGCTTTTTCCTCAGCTCCTCGTCATCTTCAGGCAGGTCTGCACAGGACTTGGCCAAGTCTACATCTACCTATGGACGGTAAAGGCATTGTAAGTTAGTGGCATTTGTCAAATCCTGTCAAAGATTTGAGATTACAGCATTTTTTTGGGGGCAAAATCTTCCACAGTGGGGCTGGATGATTTGGATATGTTTTGCACCTGATTAATACTGATTCACATGGAACACTTACTTGTAAAGCTAGATCCACTGCCTCCTCATACAGTTCCATAATCCTATAAACCAGGACACAGGCCCGGAGGTAGCCCTTTTCTGCGCACAGCCTGAGGGCGTACTTCAAGTCATAGTGGATCTCTGAGGAGTGTATGCCTGCCTGCTCCAGATACCACAGCAGAGAGTCGGGCTTATACTTGGCATAGAGGGACAGCAGGTAGTTATGGATGGCCTCCTCTGTCACTGTGAGCTCGTACACACAGAACTCCATGTAGCGGATGGTTTCACTGATCTGCTGGGTGCTGCCCATCTGGCTGTAGTTCATCAGAGCTGGAATGAGTTTCTTTGGGTCCAGCCGCTTGCCCATCTGAATCCACGCGTCCACCACTTTTTTGGGAATATGCTGCATGAGGACTGGGGAGAACTTGTAAAAGAGCTTTTGATCACAGTGCTTGGAGAGCACATCCAGAGCGGCAGTGTAGTCGTCGTGTTGGCAGTAGTGGGATATCACTCTCTCGTAGTCCTGCATGACGACTGAGAAGTAAACCATGTCGTCCACGTTGCCGTGGCTGGCCAGCAGGTCGTAGATTGTGCTGCGGTTGTTGTACAGGCACTCCTTGTGCTTGGAGGTGCCGAGGAATTGGCGAAACTCCTCGCGGGTCTCCTGGAAGATGACGCTGTTGCCGTCGCTCTCCAGCTGGCCGAGCCGGTTCAGGTAGAGCTCGGCCAGCCAGGTGACCAGCAAGGTGATCTGCGTTCTCTCGCTCGGTTTCAAAATATTCAGCTTCTTCAGCAGGAACTCCTTCAGGGCTTCCTCTTGTTTGACTTCGATGAACTTGAGCGCTATCTCTTCAAAGTAGTTCTGGGTCAGGGCGTAGCACTTGGCGCTCTCGAGGTATCGCTTGTTCTGGAAGCAGTGCTCGGCCTCCTTGGCCAGCACCATGTCCATGCACTCGGGGCGGTCTCGGCAGTACTCTTTGGCCAGGTCAAACTTAGTCATGCTCATGTACATCTGCCAGACGTCCCTGGACTCGCGTTGGATGTGGTACCGGAAAACCGCCCGCTCAGTGTAGATCCACACCAACCCACCAACGGGGTCCTTGATCATCTTCTTGAGGGCGCCAAATTTATCTGGGAACACATCCTCATATACCACCTGTCCGTTCAGAGTGCAGATGGCTTTGACTCGGTCATGGAGCAGCAGAAGGAAGTGGAACTGTGTCAGCACAATGGAGATGGGCTTGTTGAGACTGAGGTCTATGTCGGGGGTGTACTCCCATACCTGTTTCATTgcgagggagaaaaaaatggaggaTAAGTATGTGAAACTTAAAGATAAACAATGTTGAATGTGGTAGGGTAGAAATAAACATTATTGAGAGATGCATTAGTTTAAGTtctattgaaagaaaaaaacattctcacacacaaagacatttacCTGCACATCACTCAGCAGGGAGTCAGGCCTGACGTAGTCCAGCTGACCATAGAGGACCCCATTACCCATCATCCAGGCGAACGCCTTAGGGGAGGTCCGGAGCTTGGAGGTGTAGAAGGTGATCTCGCTGTAGCCCATGTTGGCTGGGAACTCCTGGAAGCTGGGCAGCAGGTCCTGGTTCTGGCTGAAGATGGAGCTGAAGCCCTGCTGCTCCGACCCCTCGGCCACCTTACCCACGAACTGGAACAGGCGTTTGCGGGTGGTGGCGATGATGAAGTACTTGTTCTCCAGGGCCCGCTCCACCTCCAGGCAGCAGACTGGTGCAGGCTTGCCATCCTCCTCCAGGGAGTGGACCTGTATCAGGAAGAGAAGGTGATATTGTTGCATGCCAAGAGGaagaaataagagaaaatatGTCGGTCAGTATTTTCTACTGTTCTACTGTGTGATTAAAGGAGAACAAATAAACCTAAAACTACCCAACAAGTACATTCTTATGACAAAGTATTGCACTTTCACAGATTGTTCTAGTTAAAGCAGTTGAAACTATTTTCTTAAACATCACCAACTGTGTATTAAAACTGGATAACACATGCTATATACACATAACAGATGACCCAACATGCTCTGACCTGTCTGAAGTATTGATCCGGATTGGTGTTGAACAGGCTGCCCTCAGTTGCGGAGATCTCCGCCTCAAAGATGATGCCCTGACTGGTGCCGACCAGTATGGGTCCCGTGTTGGTCTCACTGCCCAGCACCTTGTTCCAGCCCACGCTCTCGATGAGGTGGCCTCTCCATCGGGACAGACTGCGCACCTTCTGCGTGTTCCTGTTGAGGTACAGACACTCACTGGTGCTCAGGCAGATCAGCAGATGGGAGCCTGCAGTTGGGAAAAAATATGGAGGAGGATACCACTGCTGTTAATAAGTCATAACTATGATACTGCCACAGTAATGTTATACATATTCTAGTAGCCTTTAATTTGAGGGATTAAGATGTTGCTGCAGTCAAAGATGTTTTTAtctaatcataaaaaaatgttgtcttttgcATTTAGGAAAGCTAAGCCATAGTAAGCATGAGTTAGGTATGAGATATTCCTGTGTTTCTGTACCTTATgagtacagtatgtacagtaccagtcaaaagtttggacacaccttctaattcaatggtttttctttatttatttttttctacattgtagattaatattgaagacatccaaactatgaaggaacacatatggaattatgtggtaaacaaacaaatgctcaacaaaccagaatatgttttatattttacattcttcaaagtagttgaatgagaaggtgtgtccaaacttttgactggtactgtacttgaTACAATGCACTAGAagacagaataattaaaaatgtgtgacaTGTAAAATGAGAAGCGGCAatcaatatacttttttttaaagcactacGCAAATCTACACATAACAACATAGATAGAGAGCAGACTCACAGGAAGTGTGATCAAAATAACCAATATGTAAAGTGATGAATATGGCCTATGTGCAATGTTTTCAACGGAGAATCTGAATATGCATAATGGGGTTTTTTGTTTCTCACCGGTGGGATCCAGGAACAGTCTGTACACTTTACTTTCATCTTTCCTTCCTAATTCAATCTGATTAGGCTGATCAGGTTTAGCCAAGTCAATCCTGCACAGACCAGAACATGAAACATCAGTATCTTGTATCAGTTGTATTAACACATTGATGAGCAGCCAAATACAAAACACCAGAGATCATCAACAGTGTCTGAAGCCATCATGACTGTGGTATTTGCCTCAGCAGGGTGTCCTTCCCCAGACTCATGCATAGCTGATTGTTGCAGACTGCGAGATGGTTGATCCTCTCTGGTGGTGTAAAATCAATCCTCTGCTTGTTGAATATTGGCTTCTCTTCCTCCAGTCTCACATTCACAAAGCCTAGAAAGGGGTATTAATAACGTTATAGCAtcctttgcatgtgtgtttatcagACGGGGCTCATGCACAGAGGAGGGCGACCTacctacccccccccccatgtggatatacatgtacatttctattcctgttctatctttattttgttgtatagtatgtgtatttattgtctgtgtagttgtatatttattgtctgtgtagctgtatagtatttattgtctgtgtctgtgtagttgtatagtatgtgtatttattgtctgtgtagttgtatagtatgtgtatttattgtctgtgtagttgtatagtatgtgtatttctgtgtctgtgtagttgtatagtatgtgtatttattgtctgtgtagttgtatagtatgtgtatttattgtctgtgtagttgtatagtatgtgtatttattgtctgtgtctgtgtagttgtatagtatgtgtatttattgtctgtgtagttgtatagtatgtatctgtgtagttgtatagtatgtgtatttattgtctgtgtcttgtatagtatgtgtatttattgtctgtgtagttgtatagtatgtgtatttattgtctgtgtagttgtatagtatgtgtatttattgtctgtgtagttgtatagtatgtgtatttattgtctgtgtagttgtatagtatgtgtatttattgtctgtgtagttgtatagtatgtgtatttattgtctgtgtagttgtatagtatgtgtatttattgtctgtctgtgtagttgagctgctgcaacactcgaatttcaatatcaataaaggaatataataatataataatacctGTATGTGTTATCCCGATGTTGGCAGTGGACAGGCGGCTCTGCTGCTGCGCACTTCTGGTGTTTTGAGAGTCCTCGTACTCTTCAAGAATTGAAGCCATTGTTCAATTTACCTTTATTTCAATATCTGTAAATTAATTATGAACATGAAGGGTATAGTATCTTTCAATCATTCGTGCTACTAGAACAGCTAACGTAGCTTCCGACTACACAACACAGGGTGGACACGGACAGTCAGGTGACTCGGGATCATGTGATCACAGTGGGTGTAGTTCCTCTCCATGCCGCTCGGGGGCGCAGCTGGTCCAAAAGTTTAGAGTGAGTGACTACAGtctaataagataagataaaataaaataatcctttattaggattacagcagcagaggttatagtgcaaacatgagacatagtagaagaaaaacaagattaaaaataagtattataaataagcaataaaaacagtaaagaatccacaataactgaaatattatatgtacagacagaaaaactattataactgtaTTGTATTGCAATACTGCAATAagtaaaataatcctttattagtctcgcagtggggaaatttacaggattacagcagcagaggttatagtgcaaacaagagacatagtaaaagaaaaacaagatcaaagaaaagaa
This window of the Anoplopoma fimbria isolate UVic2021 breed Golden Eagle Sablefish chromosome 18, Afim_UVic_2022, whole genome shotgun sequence genome carries:
- the vps18 gene encoding vacuolar protein sorting-associated protein 18 homolog; this translates as MASILEEYEDSQNTRSAQQQSRLSTANIGITHTGFVNVRLEEEKPIFNKQRIDFTPPERINHLAVCNNQLCMSLGKDTLLRIDLAKPDQPNQIELGRKDESKVYRLFLDPTGSHLLICLSTSECLYLNRNTQKVRSLSRWRGHLIESVGWNKVLGSETNTGPILVGTSQGIIFEAEISATEGSLFNTNPDQYFRQVHSLEEDGKPAPVCCLEVERALENKYFIIATTRKRLFQFVGKVAEGSEQQGFSSIFSQNQDLLPSFQEFPANMGYSEITFYTSKLRTSPKAFAWMMGNGVLYGQLDYVRPDSLLSDVQVWEYTPDIDLSLNKPISIVLTQFHFLLLLHDRVKAICTLNGQVVYEDVFPDKFGALKKMIKDPVGGLVWIYTERAVFRYHIQRESRDVWQMYMSMTKFDLAKEYCRDRPECMDMVLAKEAEHCFQNKRYLESAKCYALTQNYFEEIALKFIEVKQEEALKEFLLKKLNILKPSERTQITLLVTWLAELYLNRLGQLESDGNSVIFQETREEFRQFLGTSKHKECLYNNRSTIYDLLASHGNVDDMVYFSVVMQDYERVISHYCQHDDYTAALDVLSKHCDQKLFYKFSPVLMQHIPKKVVDAWIQMGKRLDPKKLIPALMNYSQMGSTQQISETIRYMEFCVYELTVTEEAIHNYLLSLYAKYKPDSLLWYLEQAGIHSSEIHYDLKYALRLCAEKGYLRACVLVYRIMELYEEAVDLALQVDVDLAKSCADLPEDDEELRKKLWLKIARHVVQEEKDVKKAMNCLSSCNLLKIEDILPFFPDFVTIDHFKEAICSSLEEYNQHIEELKQEMEEATESAKRIREDIQEMRNKYGVVDSQEKCAACEFPLLNRPFYLFLCGHMFHYDCLFQEVTPHLTAFKQNRLEELQKKLAATTQSSKSRHRAATKDEGDTSSLGKGNAGTSREQIKSDMDDIIASECVYCGDLMIKSIDKPFIDPQKFEEEKSSWL